The window ATGCAATTGTTCAAAGCCGCTTTTGATGTGAAAAAAACACACTGAAACGGGCAATAATTTAATGTGATTGGTATAAATACAGAATTGACCGATGGGTTAAGAGGTGAGGTCAAGACTCTGCGCTCGATAGCTTGACCAATACGTGACAAAATAAAGTTATAAATGAATAATCGTTATTCAACGACAGCATGCATCGAACCCCTTTTTCAGAGCGAAGTGAAGTCGTTCACCAGAAAAAGTTAGTTTTGGCTGACTTACTGATGCATAAACTTGTAAATAGTATGAATGAAGGTAGCTCACCTTCGCTGGCTTTTATAGTAAATATGTCCTCCTGTAGTCTTAGTGATTGTATTGAGAGCAGTCGCTCAATACGAACATCCACGCCGTCCCAAAAGAGTGTTCAAAATTACATCCGTCGAAGAAGGTAGGAAGGTTGGCTTTATAGCTCTGGATAAAGCTCCCAATGAGGTTGATGCAATGTAACTTCAACGATTGTGAGGTAGTTGTAAAATCTGTTAACGTAGCAGGCAATCTACTCATTTTTATAGGAATTGCCGATGCGTTTTATCTTAACTTTGATTGCGATGTTGATTGTGTCCGGATGCGATAATGCCGGCAAGCCCCAACAATCCGCACAATTAATTCGGGCGCCCTTTGTCAGCGAGGTTGATCAAAGTGAACGAGAATACTTTGTATATTTACCAAAGGGCTATGATCAACAGAGTGATAAAACCTGGCCGGTCATGTTGTTTCTGCATGGCAATGGCGGACGGGGTAATGGCAGGTCGGAACTGGGTTTTGTCATGAGTCATGGCCCATTGTACGAAACCTGGATCCAGAAACGGGATCTGCCCTTTATTATCATTGCCCCGCAATTGCCTATGTTAGGCATGGATCAGCTTGGTATCAGTTATATCGATGATCGCCAACTCAAAGATTTACCCAAACGCCTCGAAAACGGGACGCCTGAAAGAAGCCCTGTATTTACCACTAATCGGCCAATTATCCGGGAAGCCTCGACGCAGGATATGAGTCAAATACCACCATTATTACCGCGGGGCTGGGAAGTGATAGAAAAAGATTTGATCGCTATCCTTGATGGGGTAGAGGAAAGATTTAACACCGATCCGAATCGAATCTATTTAACCGGGCTGAGCTATGGTGGTTTTGGTACTTGGTATATGGCCAGTCAACATCCTCAAAGATTTGCAGCCATTGTGCCGGTTGTTGGCTGGGGACACCCGGATTTAATGGCACCAATCGCGAAACAGCAATTACCGGTTTGGGCCTTTGCTGGTGGCCGCGACAGTGCGGTACAAATTACCAATTTTTATGCGGGATTAGATAAGCTTGAGCAACTTGGTCACCAGAAAGTCAGATTCACCGTGCATGAGGACATGGAACATGATGCCTGGACTCGGGTGTATCGTTCCACAGATTTATATGACTGGTTGTTGCAACAAACAAAGTGACGGATAAATTTACTGATTCATTAATACAAAATACCGCTACAAAAAAGGGTGCCTGTTGGCACCCTTTTCTAACGCTGACGGTATTACTTAACGTTGACCTTGATTAAGGTAGTTGTCGAATTTCCCGCTTTGTCGAAAGCTACTGCTTCCAGGGTTTTCTCACCGCTTCGCAGATTACTGATGTTAATTTGATGAGTGAAAGGCGCCTCGGTAAACAGCTTCGATGCACGACCTCTAAAATACAATTGAACATAATCCAATCCTTGATCGTCAGAGGCATCAATCTCAATATCCAGAACACCGCTCACCGTTTGATTGGCTACCGGAGTAACAAATGTTACCTGAGGAGCTACGGTATCAACACTTGGATCTGTTGGTTCAGGTACTTCAGGCTCCGGATCTGGCGTCGGCTCTGGTTCTGGCTCTGGCTCAGGTTCTGGCGTTGTCGGCTCTAAAGATTTATTTACGGTAATGTAGTAATTACCTGTATCAGTTTTATTACCAGCTTTGTCATAAGCCACGGCTTTTAACGTTTTGTTTCCGTCACGAAGGCCGCCAACATTGATGGTTAATTCATAAGGTCCATCCTTTAGTGTTTTTAGCAATGAGTTCCTAAAATACACTTCGACAGAATCGATGCCATTATCATCGTATGCTTCTAAAGAAATATTAACGGTTCCGGTAACTTCTTCGTACTCAGTAGGCGTTACAAAGTAAACGGTTGGTGGTGTTGTATCATTGCTGACATCCGGCTCAGGTGTTGGCACCGGCTCTGGTTCAGGAGTGCTTACCAGGTTGACGATGATTTCATCCGATTCGCCAACATTGCCAGCTGCATCAATTGCGCGGGCATACAAGGTTTTTGCACCGTCAGCTAGTTTACTGGCATCAATATTGAATTCATATGGCGCATTGTTGTCTGTCGCAAATAGGTTGCCACGGAAATAAAGTTCTACAGCGGTTACGCCAACATTATCGACAGCATTAACACTGACATTGATGGAATCAGAAACATTCTGATTATGAACCGGAGTGGTGATATAGACGGTTGGCGCACTCGTGTCTTGCTCTGGCTCTGGTACATAAACACCTTCGAATACCGCCGCATATGCATCAACACGGCCATGGCCGAATTTGTTACTGAATTCGCCACTAAACATACTGGTGTCAGCATTAGCTTCTAATAAACTTTCCAGTTCAGCATTACTTAACTTCGGATTCTTCTCCTTAAGCAAGGCCAAAACCGCTGCGGTAGCGGGTGCTGCGAAAGAGGTTCCGCTAACACTGCCATAACCGCCATTTTTGGTGGTGGTCTGAATGCCACTGCCCGGTGCGGCTACGTCCATACAGTTGCCGTAGTTTGACCATCTGGCAAGAGCGTCTTTCGACGTAGTTGCAGAAACGGTAATAATGTATTGATTATCTGAACAGTTTTGATCTTCACCGCTGTTTCCAGCTGCCGCTACAACCAGACCACCTTTCTCGTAAAAGTATTTGGCAGCATTGGTTACCGTACTACTTTGGGTAACTCGGTAGCTGATGTTTGCAATATCAGCACCGTTATCGGCGGCATAAACCAAAGCATCGGCGATATCTAAAAACGATGCAACGCCATCGCTGCGCTCAGACACTTTGATTGGTAATATTTTGCTATCCCAGGCGATAGAGGTTACACCCTGGTTATTATTTGAGGTTGCGGCAATAACCCCAGAGACCTTGGTTCCATGACCATGGGTATCGGTTAAATCAGAGTTATTACTTACGGCATTGTATCCTGGAAGCAGGTTATTGATCAGGTCGGGGTGGTCTTCATCTACCCCAGTATCGAGAACGGCAACGACGACATTGTTACCTGTGGTTGTACTCCAGACTTTGTCGACATTCATTTTTCTCAGGTGCCAGGCATTACCATATTTAGGATCATTAGGTGTCGCTGACAAATCTACCATTTCGTTTACTTCAGCACTCTCAATCAGAGGGTGTCTTTGCAGCTGAGCTAACTTTTTTTCAAGATGTTTCTCTTTTACGGTGGCAATGCGAGTATTAAATCGATCTAAAAATCGTTGATATCGCTTTTCTTTGCCAGCATCAATACCTGTATCGATTGCCTTTAATTGTTGCTCCAGAGTGAAACTTTCCACACCAGCTTTAGGAGTGATAATAATTTCTCGTTCGTCACTAAAATCACTGGCGTATGTTGAGGTAGCCAGACCAAGAGCGAGACAACCGATGCTGAACGATGGTAACGCCTTGTTGTTTTTATGTCGTTTAAAACCCATTAAAATTTACCTCTGTTACCTGATATTCAGGCAAGCATTTAATTCCGATATAAGTGCGCGCAATACCGCAGAGGTCAGTGAATTCAAATTCGGTGAAAATAACTCAGAAAAATCCATTGAGGTTGGTTTTGTTCGTCCTCAGGAGTTTGGATATCGATGATGACGTGAATCAAAAAAAAGATTTCGAGTTATTTTTATTATTAAGTTCTCTGGCTGTAATTGCGCTTCCCGAATTGCAATGTAAATTTGATGGAAAAACATATCAACGCCATATTTGTTCATTTAACATACAGCTAACATAAAAAGTGTGAAAGTTTGTACATATTTCATGCAAATCTATATATTTCAATAAGTTAACGGGGAAATATTTATTTTCATGGATGTTAATACGAGGTTAACCGTGATTTTCGATATTTTAAGAAATCGAGCCTTAACGATAAAATTTTAAAAAACATTTAAAATCATTAACTTTTGCACGTTTGGCAGCGCTAACATTATCGCCACAATAAACTAAAATTGATTCATTATCTAATTGAAAAACCAACAATAATGGATCATCAATGAATATCTTAAAACTCCTCTCATGGTTGTTGCTACTGGCGCTGTTTAGCAACGTTGTTGTTGCCGATAAAGGCACTAATTTATTGTTGAGGCAAGTAGATATCCATGATGATACTCTGGTTTTCTCCTATGGCCAGGATATCTGGCAAGGCAGTTTAAAACAGCAAACTGCATTCAGGCTCACGTCCTTTCAGGATCAGGCACAACAGCCAAAAATTTCTCCCGATGGCAAATGGATAGCATTTAGTTCACAGCTTAATGGCAACTTTGATGTGTTTATTGTTCCCGTAGGTGGCGGCGAGATTAAGCAGTTGACCTGGCACCCGGGAACTGATCTGGTCAGAAGTTGGTCTCCTGATTCAAAGCAGGTGGTTTTTATCAGTAGTCGAGAAGGGGCACCGATAGCCTTACCAAAATTTTTTACGGTTTCCATTCACGGGCAAACCCCCCAAGCCATGCCTATGCCCAGAGGCCAATACGGAGGATTCTCTCCCGATGGTGAGCAATTCGTTTATCAAAAAGTGACCCCGTGGGATGATGGCTGGCGAAAATATCGGGGTGGGCAAAACCAGCCGCTGCGAATCGCAGATTTAAATAGCCTGGATGAGGTTATGTTACCCTGGGTTCAGGAAAAGCAAACCTTACCGCAATGGCACGGCAACTTTATTTACTTTCTGTCGGATAGAGATGGGGTACTCAATGTATTCCGAATAGGGAAAAACGCTCGAAACGCGGAGCAAGCGCAGCAACTTACCTTTTACAACGATTATGACGTTAAATCCTATGCCGTCTCCGCTAGCCGTTTGGTGTGGGAGCAGCACGGCCGACTTTACCAGGCAAACATCGACGGTGATGTAACCGCACAATCCTTGCAACCAAAAGCTATTGAACTAACCTTGCACGCGGATTTCCCCTGGTCCAGAGAGCAATGGGTAAAAGCCAACAAATTTATTGAAACCGCGGCGATTTCGCCAACTGGCAAACGTGCTTTGTTTGTCGCCCGAGGCGAGGTATTCAGTGTTCCGTCCGAGCATGGCGAAGAGCGAAACCTGTCGAATAGCTGGCACCGGGAAGTTAATGCTCAATGGTCCGCAGACGGTAAACATATTGCCTGGTTTAGTGACGAATCTGGTGAATATGAACTGGTGATCAGTGATCAATTCGGTGAACAACGACAACGTTATGAATTAAATAAACAGGGGTTTTATTACAATCTGCGTTGGTCTTCAAACAATAAGCAACTGTCATTTACCGATCAAAAACAACGTATTTGGTATCTCACCATCGATTCTGGTGATTTGACTCAGGTTGATCAAGACACTCAGGTTATTCCTTATGGAATGCATGCACCAGCCTGGTCTCCGGACAGCCGTTATCTGGCTTACAACAAATCCGCGCGAAATTTTTTACGCGATGTATTTATCTATGATACGAATACTGGCAAATCCTACCTGGTTACCGACGGTATGGCCGACAATCGCAGTTTTGCATGGGATCGCAACGGTAAGTATCTCTACGTAAATGCCAGTGTTGATTACGCCAGTAAAGCTCCATGGCTGGATCTCAGTACGACAGGCAAGGCTCAGGAAAACTATCAGGTATATGCGGTAATCCTCGATAAAAATGGCGAAAGTCCGTTGCAGTTGCGACGTGATGTCGAGGAGGTGAAACCGGAAAAAGCCGCGAACGCCAAAGGCAAATCGAACAAGCAGGATAAATCATCTGCAAAGAATGATAACGCCAAGGATAAAGGCGAAATGACCAAGATTGACTTTGCCGGTATTCAGCGGCGCATGGTCGCGATCCCCGTTGGAGTTGGTCATTTTACTCAGCTTAGTAGCAGTGAATCCGGTTTGTTGATGGTGAAAACGCTTAATGAAAAAGAGCAAAGCCTGTATCTATTCGATTTTGAAGAGCAGCAGTCGCGCATGTTGTTAAAAGGTATTAAGCAGTATGCGCTTGCAGCCAATGGTGAAGCGCTATTAGCGCAACAGGGTAGTTTGTGGAAGATAAGTGATAATGTCGACGGTATCAAAGACGCCGCCGGATTGAATTTATCGTTGGATTTATGGCTACAGCCGAAAAAGGAGTGGCAGCAGAAATTTCGAGAAGCCTGGCGTTATCAGCGGGATTACTTCTACGTTGAAAACCTTCATGGCGCCGATTGGCAACAAATCTGGGACGATTATCGGCCGTTGCTCGATGGTATTAATCACTTGGCGGATCTAAATTATTTGCTCGATAATCTGGGGGCCGAAACCTCAGTTGGTCATTCATTTAATGGCGGCGGCGAGTTTCCCAATGTCCCTGAAAACCGGGTAGGGTTGCTCGGTATTGACCTAACCCAGGAAGGAGATAACTTCCTGATTGCCAGGGTTTTTACCGGAGAACCGTGGAACGCGGCGATCAATCAATATGCGCCTATGTCCCCTTATAAGAACCAAATTCGCAAGGGCGATCAAATTATCGCGATTGACGGCATTAAGCTGTCGACAAAAAGCAATTTCTATCAGTATCTGAATGGCACCTTAAATCGCCAGACCAAAGTCACCATCAAATCTGCGGCAACAGGCAAGCAACAGGATTTTTGGGTAAAACCCATAGAAAATGAGTCGAGTTTGCGCCAGATGGCCTGGGTCGAAGATAATCGTCGATTCGTTGCCCGGGCATCGGATAATCAGCTCGCCTATATCTGGGTTCCGGATACAGGTGCCAAGGGATATGCTTTCTTTAATCGGTACTTCTTCGCTCAAGCCGATAAAAAGGGCGTTATCGTTGATGAGCGCTACAATGGCGGCGGGTTTATTGCCGACTACATGATAGACGTGCTCAATCGAAAGTTGAGCGGGTATTTCAATAATGTTTTGGAAACCGACCAGCCTCTAACCAGCCCTGGCGCAATTATTGACGGCCCTAAAGTATTACTGATCAATGAAATGGCCGGCTCTGGCGGGGATATGTTCCCGTACTTATTTCGCTTTCATAAGTTGGGCACTATTGTCGGAACCAAAACCTGGGGCGGCTTGGTCGGCATCTGGGGTGTCCCTTCATTTGTCGATGGTGGTTACATGACCGCACCACGCAGCGGCTTTTACGATCTCCAGGGCCGGTGGGCCGTTGAAAATGAGGGGGTGGCTCCGGACATCGAAGTGAATGAGAATCTGCTGATGTCGGCAAAAGGCATGGATGCACAACTGCAACGGGCGGTGAAAGTTGCTTTGGAACAGCTACCAGATTATCAGGAAATAAGAAACAAACCGGCACCCGAGGATCCGATTCGTGCGGTGCGATTGAAATGACATTTTATTCAGTAAACCTAAGGACTGGCATTAAACTGCTAAACTATTTAAAATTCGGTTTTTTTCTCAGAACAAGCAAGTATGAACAGCGAATTGTTTTTTATCTATGACTCCCATTGTCCGTGGAGCTACGCAACAACTGCATTGGTACGCGAGCTGGTAAAAGCGAGCCCGGATATGCAACTACATTTAATGCACGTAGCCCATTACGATGGCAGTGATGGTGTCAGCAAAAAATTGCTGCAATCGGTAGCGCAGCAAAGTTCAGTGAGCTTCTCGGACGACTACCTACGGTTTTGCGAGCAACCACAGGATGCAACTGCCGTTGCTAATCTAATGGCATGGCTTGAAAATAAACAACCAGAAATCGCCTTTGAGGTACTGCAAATGGTGCAGGACCAGCATTTTCAACAGGGTTTGATGATGACCGGATCTGAAGATTTCGATGCCATCGTTAAAAACTATCAGCTTTCCATTCCAGGTAAAGTCTTTAAAGACAAGCTGAGCAAAGATGCTGAATATCAGCTTGGCGATATCGCCGAGTTACAGGAAATTATTCAAACTACCGCATTTCCAGCGCTGTTAGTGGCCAAGGATGAACGCATCGTGCTATTGAATCACAATTTGTATCTGACTCGTCCGGATAAAATCGTCGAAGCCATTGAAATCGAGTTTCCTTAACTCGCCACTTCTTTCCACATCTTCTATTCTTTAGGGGCGCCTGTAATTCACTCGTGCATGCAGCATGGAATTGCAGGCTTGATCGTTTTTCCAGACAAATTCGTAACAATCTTAAATTACTGAATGTTGTCCGCTCTGGATAGATTATGAATGCCTTAATGAAGTTAGCGGCTTGTATTCTGTTGTTCACATTAACGTTGGAGGCACGAGTGCAGGCAAATGAAATGAAGACCGTCGCTTTTTCCGACGTCGATGAACTGCAAAAGTGGCTTGTTGTCAGCGATACCGTGATGGGCGGCGTGTCCCATGGTCAGTTCCTGTTGGAGGATAACAATGGAATTTTTTTCGGGGTGTTATCTCTGGAAAATAATGGCGGTTTTGCATCGATTCGCCGTTTGTTCTCAGGGCCGGTTAGTGAACCCGCTGCGAAGATTTCGATTCGCGTGAAAGGCGACGGTGGCCGGTTTCAGTTCCGGGTCCGTACCAATCGAAATTTCGATGGCTACGCCTATCAAGTCAGCTTCAACACCATAGAGAACGAGTGGGTGACGTTATACTTTGAACCTGAGGATTTCATTGCCACCTATCGCGGCATGGTTTTGAATAACGTTCCGGCCCTGGATTTTAGTGATATTGAACAAATCGGCTTTTTGATTTCCGAAAAACAGCAGGGAGAATTTGCTCTGCACATCCATACCATTAAATTTTTACAACAATGAGTAATCAGATAAACCCGCGAAAACTCCTGCATAGTAAATGGACTTCCTGTCATATTGAACATAAACGCAAGCATTTTATCGTTGTTGAGGTTGAATTTGACGAGCAAAATAAGGTTGAATACTGCGAAATTGAAGCCGTTATCGACGGGTTCAGGCGAGAGATTGACTGGCGTCAGCTAAAAGACAGCCAGCAATGGCGTTTAGGATGGAAATAGGGGAGAGCACCTGAAGTGAAGCGCATCGTTTTATACACAAAAAATCGTTGTCCGCATTGTGAAACCGCGAAAAAATATCTAGAGCAAAAGAACATACCATTTCGGCTATGCAATGTCTCTACAGCCGCTGGCCAGAAAGAGTTCTATAAAACCGGATTTCGCGGTGTTCCTGTGCTGAAAATTGGCGACAGATATTTGAATGGATTTTCGGTCAAGCAGTTCGAAGCGATGATAAAAGGGTAGGGGATGGTTTAGAGCGGCTGCATGTTCATGGCCATAATGACGTTGTTAAAATCAAATTCTATCATCAGGTGGTAAAGGTCTGTTTTTGGGGCAATCTCGTTGCGTAATAACAAGTTGGATTCTTCTTCGGTAAGGACCTGCAGGGTGTCACTTTGCTGTTCAAAATAATATTCCAGAACTTTGCCCTTTTGCAATTGCCGAGCAGGCTGCCCTAGCGTGT is drawn from Thalassotalea sp. PS06 and contains these coding sequences:
- a CDS encoding prolyl oligopeptidase family serine peptidase is translated as MRFILTLIAMLIVSGCDNAGKPQQSAQLIRAPFVSEVDQSEREYFVYLPKGYDQQSDKTWPVMLFLHGNGGRGNGRSELGFVMSHGPLYETWIQKRDLPFIIIAPQLPMLGMDQLGISYIDDRQLKDLPKRLENGTPERSPVFTTNRPIIREASTQDMSQIPPLLPRGWEVIEKDLIAILDGVEERFNTDPNRIYLTGLSYGGFGTWYMASQHPQRFAAIVPVVGWGHPDLMAPIAKQQLPVWAFAGGRDSAVQITNFYAGLDKLEQLGHQKVRFTVHEDMEHDAWTRVYRSTDLYDWLLQQTK
- a CDS encoding S8 family serine peptidase → MGFKRHKNNKALPSFSIGCLALGLATSTYASDFSDEREIIITPKAGVESFTLEQQLKAIDTGIDAGKEKRYQRFLDRFNTRIATVKEKHLEKKLAQLQRHPLIESAEVNEMVDLSATPNDPKYGNAWHLRKMNVDKVWSTTTGNNVVVAVLDTGVDEDHPDLINNLLPGYNAVSNNSDLTDTHGHGTKVSGVIAATSNNNQGVTSIAWDSKILPIKVSERSDGVASFLDIADALVYAADNGADIANISYRVTQSSTVTNAAKYFYEKGGLVVAAAGNSGEDQNCSDNQYIITVSATTSKDALARWSNYGNCMDVAAPGSGIQTTTKNGGYGSVSGTSFAAPATAAVLALLKEKNPKLSNAELESLLEANADTSMFSGEFSNKFGHGRVDAYAAVFEGVYVPEPEQDTSAPTVYITTPVHNQNVSDSINVSVNAVDNVGVTAVELYFRGNLFATDNNAPYEFNIDASKLADGAKTLYARAIDAAGNVGESDEIIVNLVSTPEPEPVPTPEPDVSNDTTPPTVYFVTPTEYEEVTGTVNISLEAYDDNGIDSVEVYFRNSLLKTLKDGPYELTINVGGLRDGNKTLKAVAYDKAGNKTDTGNYYITVNKSLEPTTPEPEPEPEPEPTPDPEPEVPEPTDPSVDTVAPQVTFVTPVANQTVSGVLDIEIDASDDQGLDYVQLYFRGRASKLFTEAPFTHQINISNLRSGEKTLEAVAFDKAGNSTTTLIKVNVK
- a CDS encoding S41 family peptidase, producing MNILKLLSWLLLLALFSNVVVADKGTNLLLRQVDIHDDTLVFSYGQDIWQGSLKQQTAFRLTSFQDQAQQPKISPDGKWIAFSSQLNGNFDVFIVPVGGGEIKQLTWHPGTDLVRSWSPDSKQVVFISSREGAPIALPKFFTVSIHGQTPQAMPMPRGQYGGFSPDGEQFVYQKVTPWDDGWRKYRGGQNQPLRIADLNSLDEVMLPWVQEKQTLPQWHGNFIYFLSDRDGVLNVFRIGKNARNAEQAQQLTFYNDYDVKSYAVSASRLVWEQHGRLYQANIDGDVTAQSLQPKAIELTLHADFPWSREQWVKANKFIETAAISPTGKRALFVARGEVFSVPSEHGEERNLSNSWHREVNAQWSADGKHIAWFSDESGEYELVISDQFGEQRQRYELNKQGFYYNLRWSSNNKQLSFTDQKQRIWYLTIDSGDLTQVDQDTQVIPYGMHAPAWSPDSRYLAYNKSARNFLRDVFIYDTNTGKSYLVTDGMADNRSFAWDRNGKYLYVNASVDYASKAPWLDLSTTGKAQENYQVYAVILDKNGESPLQLRRDVEEVKPEKAANAKGKSNKQDKSSAKNDNAKDKGEMTKIDFAGIQRRMVAIPVGVGHFTQLSSSESGLLMVKTLNEKEQSLYLFDFEEQQSRMLLKGIKQYALAANGEALLAQQGSLWKISDNVDGIKDAAGLNLSLDLWLQPKKEWQQKFREAWRYQRDYFYVENLHGADWQQIWDDYRPLLDGINHLADLNYLLDNLGAETSVGHSFNGGGEFPNVPENRVGLLGIDLTQEGDNFLIARVFTGEPWNAAINQYAPMSPYKNQIRKGDQIIAIDGIKLSTKSNFYQYLNGTLNRQTKVTIKSAATGKQQDFWVKPIENESSLRQMAWVEDNRRFVARASDNQLAYIWVPDTGAKGYAFFNRYFFAQADKKGVIVDERYNGGGFIADYMIDVLNRKLSGYFNNVLETDQPLTSPGAIIDGPKVLLINEMAGSGGDMFPYLFRFHKLGTIVGTKTWGGLVGIWGVPSFVDGGYMTAPRSGFYDLQGRWAVENEGVAPDIEVNENLLMSAKGMDAQLQRAVKVALEQLPDYQEIRNKPAPEDPIRAVRLK
- a CDS encoding protein-disulfide isomerase encodes the protein MNSELFFIYDSHCPWSYATTALVRELVKASPDMQLHLMHVAHYDGSDGVSKKLLQSVAQQSSVSFSDDYLRFCEQPQDATAVANLMAWLENKQPEIAFEVLQMVQDQHFQQGLMMTGSEDFDAIVKNYQLSIPGKVFKDKLSKDAEYQLGDIAELQEIIQTTAFPALLVAKDERIVLLNHNLYLTRPDKIVEAIEIEFP
- a CDS encoding CIA30 family protein produces the protein MNALMKLAACILLFTLTLEARVQANEMKTVAFSDVDELQKWLVVSDTVMGGVSHGQFLLEDNNGIFFGVLSLENNGGFASIRRLFSGPVSEPAAKISIRVKGDGGRFQFRVRTNRNFDGYAYQVSFNTIENEWVTLYFEPEDFIATYRGMVLNNVPALDFSDIEQIGFLISEKQQGEFALHIHTIKFLQQ
- a CDS encoding TIGR02450 family Trp-rich protein — its product is MSNQINPRKLLHSKWTSCHIEHKRKHFIVVEVEFDEQNKVEYCEIEAVIDGFRREIDWRQLKDSQQWRLGWK
- a CDS encoding glutaredoxin family protein translates to MKRIVLYTKNRCPHCETAKKYLEQKNIPFRLCNVSTAAGQKEFYKTGFRGVPVLKIGDRYLNGFSVKQFEAMIKG